CAGGGATTACAACATACTACATATCATGCTACAATCCGTAGGCTCAAGTGAATCATCTCATCGTCGCGCTGCTTACTTGCTCTCACAGTTTTTTAGCCTTTGGACTAAGTAGCTGAGTCAATCATTGCTCGGCTTATTCGTACGACTTTTTCAGAGCTTGTTCATAAAATTAAGGCTCTGAAAAATCATTTTGCAGTTTCTCTAGGAAAAGTCATGGCCACCTTCCGGGATGTCCTCGGCTATTACCGTCGCTATTGGCCTACAGCCGCCTTTAGTATCACTGCCTCCAGTGCCTTCGAAATTATTGATCTTGGAGTGCCCTACGCGATCGGCCAAATTTTGAATGTGCTCTCGCAGGAACCGCTAGATCCCTTTATGCAAGATCTAGTGGCGCTTGTCGCCAGCTTAGTGCGCCTACCTAACCAGCGCTTCCTAGAGTTAGCAGTGCTGTTGGGTGTCATCTTCATCATTACAGTGGTACGAGCACCCATCCAGCCTTGGATTGGTAGTTGGTTCCATTGGGATATTGCACTCCGTAGCCGCCGCGATCACTCTAGGGGGGTACTGGAAAAAATTCTGACGCTGCCGTTAGAGTTTTATGACGAAAACAACCCAGGCCGCATTGCGGGTCGGGTGGCAAGAGGCTTAGCAAACCATACCTGGAGCTACCCAGAAATCGCTGGGCAACTAATTCCTAAGTTGTTTCGGGTGCTGGGCATCTTTGTGGTCATTTGGCTGATTGAGTGGCGCATTGCGATCGCCTTCTTGGTCTCGTTTATTTTCATTCTGAGCTTCACGTTTGCTCATCTGGGACGGCTGATTCAGCGAGAAGAAATTCTCGATCGCTACCAGGAGAACACAGAAAGCCGAACTTCAGAAGTAATTACCAACATCAAAACGGTAAAGGCATTTGCCACAGAAGCAACCGAGCTAAAGCGACAGTCGCAACGCTTAGACCGAGAGCTAAAAGTGGTGGAGTACCGCATTCACGAGGGTTATACCCGTTTGGGAACTTGGCAGCGCCTAGTAGTGCAAAGCTGCGTGTTCTTTATTCTGGCTTTTACGCTAGTGGCAACGGTGGGCGGCAAAATTTCTCTAGGGCACTTTGTCACTCTGCTGACCGTTTCTAGCATGGCTTACTCAGAGCTAGAACCGATTAGTAACTTGGCCGAGACCTTTGCGCGACGCTATGCCTCCATGCTGCGATTCCATGAGTTTATGCAGTTACCCCTTGGGTCTGATGCAGGCAGTTTGCAGCCCCTGTCCGAGCAAGATGCGGCTTACTCATTTACAGGCAAAGTGGAGTTTTCCCATCTCACCTTTGGCTATCATCGCGATCGCCCTGTGCTGCAAGACATTAACTTGTTGATCGAGCCTTACCAAACCGTGGCGCTAGTCGGTCGCTCTGGTTCTGGCAAATCCACTTTGGTCAAGCTGCTCTTTCGTTACTTTGAGCCAAGCCAAGGCTCTGTGTTGATGGATGGGGAGAACATCAGCACGTTGGATGTGACTCAGTACCGAAAACGGTTGGCGATCGTGCATCAAGAAGTAGATGTTTTTAATGGCACCTTGCTCGACAATCTGCTTTACGGCAATCACCAAGCCAGTTTTGAACAAGTACAAGAAGCTTGTCGCATCGCTCAGTGCGAAGAATTTATCCAGCAATTACCGCAGCGTTACAAAACAATCGTGGGAGAGCGAGGTATGCGGCTCTCTGGCGGTCAGCGACAGCGCTTAGGCATTGCCCGTGCCCTCTTGGCTGAACCAGATGTCTTGGTCTTTGACGAAGCTACCTCTAGCCTTGACTACGAATCGGAGCGAGCCATTCAACTGGCTATGCGATCGATTTTCGGCACCCGCACCACCATCATCATTGCCCACCGTCTGAGCACAGTGCGAGAGGCAGACAAAATTGTAGTCCTCGATCAAGGCCGCATTGTGGAAATGGGCAACCATGATGAGCTTCTGCGCCAAGCAGGAATTTATCGCCGTTTGCACTCCTTGCAAGAAACTGGGGAGCTAATTTAGCCAAGGGTCAGTTAAGCAGAAGCTAGACAAGAAACGCTAGAAGCGATCGCCCAGGCTCATCGCGCAATTTTAATAAAAGGGAGAGAAAGGAGGAGGTTATCATCAACTAAATAGCCTCCTCCTTTGCTTGAAAAATCTTTGATTCATACTTCGCCTTAGGGCAACTTGTGATTGTTTTGTTTGCTCCAACTCATCCCTTGGCGATCGCCGAACCTGGTCCCCTCTTAGGGAATGTGCAGTTCGACCTGGTCATTTTGGTAGTCATGCTGCTGTTATCAGCCTGCTTTTCTGGCTCTGAAACAGCGATTACTGCCCTTGATAACTTGAAGTTACGAGCTTTAATCAAAGAGCAAGGCGACCCCGATCGCCTTTTTCGCTTAGTTCTGGAGAAGCGAGCTCGCTTTATTACCACCCTGTTGGTGGGCAATAACTTAGTTAACAACTTCTCTGCAATTCTCACCAGCAATCTATTTGCCATTTGGCTAGGGAATGCTGGGATTGGGGTCGCTACCGCTGTTGTCACTTTCCTGGTACTAATTTTTGGCGAGATTACGCCAAAATCCATCGCTATTAATAATGTGATGCCAGTATTCATCTTGGCCGTTCGGCCTATTTACTGGCTCTCAGTGATTTTGCTGCCCATCATTTATTTTTTTGAGGCGATCGCTCAAAGCGTGGTGCGCTTGTTTCAGGGAAGTTCCGCCCAGCAAGGCGAGTCACTTCAAGATTTGCAACTGATGATCGAGATCTTGGGCGGCAAAGGTCAACTCGATCTCCACAAACATCAACTCCTCAATAAAGCTTTAATGCTCGATCGCGTCACGGCACGAGACGTGGTTAAGCCACGAGTAGACATGCAAACGATTTCTCAAGCAGCCACGCTACAAGACTTGGTCAATTTTTGCCTAGAAACGGGCTATTCACGCATCCCAGTCCAAGAAGAATCGAAAGATGAAATTGTTGGCATTGTGCATCTAAAGCGGGCTCTGCAACAGTTAAAACAACTGCGAAAAGCAGGGCAGGATAATGGCCTAGTTACAGAAGCGATGGACCCGCCTGTTTACATTCCTGAGAGCAAGCGAGTCACCGACCTGCTGAAAGAGATGCTGCAACAACAGTTTCACATTGCCATTGTGGTTGACGAGTATGGCGGCACAGTAGGCTTAGTAACCTTGGAAGATATTCTGGAGCAGTTAGTAGGGGAAATTTACGACGAAAGCGACTTTCCCGCCCGCTCTAAGGCAGCTAAAAAGCTAGGTCTCCTTTCCGGCAACCGTTCTAGTTCTTAGAGCAATGCCAGAGAATGAATAACGCCCATCTCGATGAACTCTAGGCATTCCAGTTCGGCTACAGTCTAAGGAATTTTTTTAGGAAGTACTTGATTTCCCAAATCGTTGTGTTAATATAGGTTTCCGTGGGTGAACGGGTCGGTGCCCGAGTGGTTAATGGGGGCGGACTGTAAATCCGCTGGCTACGCCTACGCTGGTTCAAATCCAGCCCGGCCCATCCACGGAACGCACAAACCAAGTTCTTGATCTTGTGCGTTCATTAACGCCCGTGTGGCTCAGTGGTAGAGCACACCCTTGGTAAGGGTGAGGTCACGAGTTCAATCCTCGTCACGGGCTCTTTAGCTAAATATCAAAAAGTTGCGGCAGAGCAAATTTGTTTCTGCCGCAACTTTTTGCTGGCTGAT
This DNA window, taken from Trichocoleus sp. FACHB-46, encodes the following:
- a CDS encoding ABC transporter ATP-binding protein — encoded protein: MATFRDVLGYYRRYWPTAAFSITASSAFEIIDLGVPYAIGQILNVLSQEPLDPFMQDLVALVASLVRLPNQRFLELAVLLGVIFIITVVRAPIQPWIGSWFHWDIALRSRRDHSRGVLEKILTLPLEFYDENNPGRIAGRVARGLANHTWSYPEIAGQLIPKLFRVLGIFVVIWLIEWRIAIAFLVSFIFILSFTFAHLGRLIQREEILDRYQENTESRTSEVITNIKTVKAFATEATELKRQSQRLDRELKVVEYRIHEGYTRLGTWQRLVVQSCVFFILAFTLVATVGGKISLGHFVTLLTVSSMAYSELEPISNLAETFARRYASMLRFHEFMQLPLGSDAGSLQPLSEQDAAYSFTGKVEFSHLTFGYHRDRPVLQDINLLIEPYQTVALVGRSGSGKSTLVKLLFRYFEPSQGSVLMDGENISTLDVTQYRKRLAIVHQEVDVFNGTLLDNLLYGNHQASFEQVQEACRIAQCEEFIQQLPQRYKTIVGERGMRLSGGQRQRLGIARALLAEPDVLVFDEATSSLDYESERAIQLAMRSIFGTRTTIIIAHRLSTVREADKIVVLDQGRIVEMGNHDELLRQAGIYRRLHSLQETGELI
- a CDS encoding hemolysin family protein is translated as MIVLFAPTHPLAIAEPGPLLGNVQFDLVILVVMLLLSACFSGSETAITALDNLKLRALIKEQGDPDRLFRLVLEKRARFITTLLVGNNLVNNFSAILTSNLFAIWLGNAGIGVATAVVTFLVLIFGEITPKSIAINNVMPVFILAVRPIYWLSVILLPIIYFFEAIAQSVVRLFQGSSAQQGESLQDLQLMIEILGGKGQLDLHKHQLLNKALMLDRVTARDVVKPRVDMQTISQAATLQDLVNFCLETGYSRIPVQEESKDEIVGIVHLKRALQQLKQLRKAGQDNGLVTEAMDPPVYIPESKRVTDLLKEMLQQQFHIAIVVDEYGGTVGLVTLEDILEQLVGEIYDESDFPARSKAAKKLGLLSGNRSSS